The proteins below come from a single Roseiflexus sp. RS-1 genomic window:
- a CDS encoding IclR family transcriptional regulator — MLQTLQKAVEVLSLFSPTHPEWTVGDIARALEQPKSSTSELLSSMAGQGLLRRTGPGRYRLGWRLLEFGQTLLKTTEFRAEARQVMEEVVARWGETMHLAVLENGQVIYIEKLEGTHAVHISLSGVGARLPAHCSGVGKVLLAHAPWSEVAQILEQQGMQAFTPNTITTPEELARELDQVRQRGYACDQEEISIGLCCVAAPIYNFEGRVIAAMSISLPTHRFQAQRAGYVALIVEAAQRVSENLGYHRGMPRWAMKR; from the coding sequence ATGCTCCAGACACTCCAGAAAGCCGTCGAAGTTCTGAGTCTCTTCTCACCGACGCATCCTGAGTGGACGGTCGGTGACATCGCTCGCGCGCTTGAACAGCCAAAATCGAGCACCTCGGAGTTGTTGAGCAGCATGGCGGGACAGGGATTACTGCGCCGCACCGGTCCAGGACGGTACCGTCTGGGGTGGCGGTTGCTCGAATTCGGTCAGACCCTGCTCAAGACGACCGAGTTCCGCGCCGAGGCGCGCCAGGTGATGGAAGAGGTTGTGGCGCGTTGGGGCGAAACGATGCACCTTGCAGTTCTGGAGAACGGTCAGGTCATCTACATTGAAAAACTCGAAGGAACGCATGCGGTTCACATTTCGCTTTCGGGGGTCGGTGCGCGTCTGCCGGCGCACTGTAGCGGCGTTGGCAAAGTGTTGCTCGCGCATGCGCCGTGGAGCGAGGTCGCGCAGATCCTCGAACAGCAGGGCATGCAAGCATTCACGCCCAACACCATCACCACCCCGGAAGAACTGGCACGCGAACTGGATCAGGTGCGGCAACGCGGCTATGCGTGCGATCAGGAAGAAATTTCGATCGGTCTGTGTTGCGTTGCCGCGCCGATCTACAACTTTGAAGGGCGTGTGATCGCAGCGATGAGCATTTCGCTGCCGACGCATCGCTTCCAGGCGCAGCGCGCCGGTTATGTTGCACTCATTGTAGAGGCGGCTCAGCGTGTCTCCGAAAACCTGGGCTACCACAGAGGAATGCCTCGATGGGCGATGAAACGATAA
- a CDS encoding tautomerase family protein encodes MLVLRVTMVEGRTAEQRATLMQRLSECAARHFDLPLEEVRLVIYEIPKTHWGVGGRSLAEREGASHGTER; translated from the coding sequence ATGCTGGTATTGCGGGTAACGATGGTCGAAGGGCGAACGGCGGAGCAGCGCGCGACGCTGATGCAGCGTCTTTCGGAGTGCGCCGCGCGCCACTTCGACCTGCCCCTGGAAGAAGTTCGCCTGGTGATCTATGAAATCCCAAAGACGCACTGGGGCGTTGGTGGGCGGTCACTGGCGGAGCGTGAGGGAGCAAGTCATGGAACTGAGCGCTGA
- a CDS encoding aldehyde dehydrogenase, which produces MDHPSFHVQHYIDGAFVEGTRRFEIFYPATNQVIGSAPEGREEEVDAAVQAATRAFASWGRASAAERRRVLRAFADAIRAHTAELELIETWDVGRPIRENRAGYVQRLAANIEFFADVAVTHGSEAYPMDSGYINYVLRHPVGVAALITPWNVPMLQATWKIGPALAFGNTVVLKPAEFTPIGAWKLAQIAHSAGLPPGVLNVVHGFGPESAGALLTQHPGVHLISFTGESGTGKTIMGVAARTLKRLSFELGGKGANIIFADADLDRAVAISLRSSFFNQGEFCLAGPRLLVERPIYDRFLQRFIAATQQLRVGDPMDPETTVGALIAPEHLQRVSSYIDIARGTQAEIVLGGDRPNLPAPFNRGNFLNPTIIVGVQPQDRVCQEEIFGPVVTVAPFDGEDEAIAIANGVAYGLSAVVQTRDVGRAVRVAGAIDAGTVWVNDFFVRDLRVPFGGMKQSGIGREGGHYSLEFFTEAKTVCLSNQ; this is translated from the coding sequence ATGGATCATCCATCGTTTCATGTGCAACACTATATCGATGGCGCGTTCGTCGAAGGAACACGCCGCTTCGAGATTTTTTATCCCGCGACGAACCAGGTGATCGGCAGTGCGCCGGAGGGTCGGGAGGAAGAGGTCGACGCGGCTGTGCAGGCGGCGACGCGGGCGTTTGCATCGTGGGGGCGCGCCAGCGCCGCCGAGCGGCGGCGTGTGCTGCGGGCGTTTGCCGATGCCATTCGCGCGCACACTGCGGAGCTCGAACTGATCGAAACCTGGGATGTCGGCAGACCGATCCGCGAGAATCGCGCCGGGTATGTGCAGCGCCTCGCCGCCAATATCGAGTTCTTCGCCGATGTTGCCGTGACCCACGGCAGTGAAGCGTACCCGATGGATAGCGGCTACATCAACTACGTGCTGCGTCACCCGGTTGGCGTGGCGGCGCTGATCACCCCCTGGAACGTGCCGATGCTCCAGGCGACCTGGAAGATCGGACCGGCGCTCGCCTTTGGCAACACTGTCGTGCTCAAACCTGCCGAGTTCACTCCGATCGGCGCATGGAAACTGGCGCAGATTGCGCACAGCGCCGGTCTGCCGCCAGGAGTTCTCAACGTCGTCCACGGGTTCGGTCCTGAGTCGGCGGGGGCGTTGCTGACGCAGCATCCGGGGGTGCATCTCATCTCATTTACGGGTGAAAGCGGCACCGGCAAGACGATCATGGGCGTGGCGGCGCGCACATTGAAGCGTCTGTCGTTCGAGTTGGGCGGCAAAGGCGCAAATATCATTTTTGCCGACGCCGACCTGGATCGGGCCGTGGCGATCAGTTTGCGGTCGTCGTTCTTCAACCAGGGCGAGTTCTGCCTGGCCGGTCCGCGTCTGCTCGTCGAGCGCCCGATCTACGACCGGTTTTTGCAGCGCTTCATTGCCGCCACGCAACAGTTGCGCGTCGGCGATCCTATGGATCCGGAGACGACGGTGGGGGCGCTGATTGCGCCGGAGCATCTCCAGCGCGTCAGCAGTTATATCGACATTGCGCGCGGTACGCAGGCGGAGATTGTGCTGGGCGGCGACCGCCCCAATCTGCCCGCGCCCTTCAACCGTGGCAACTTCCTCAATCCAACGATCATCGTCGGCGTTCAGCCGCAGGATCGCGTGTGCCAGGAAGAAATCTTCGGTCCGGTCGTCACAGTTGCGCCATTCGATGGCGAAGACGAAGCCATTGCCATCGCCAACGGCGTGGCGTATGGTCTCTCGGCGGTTGTGCAGACGCGCGACGTAGGGCGCGCCGTGCGCGTCGCTGGCGCCATCGATGCGGGGACTGTCTGGGTCAACGACTTCTTCGTGCGTGATCTGCGCGTTCCATTCGGCGGCATGAAGCAGAGCGGCATTGGGCGCGAAGGCGGGCATTACAGCCTGGAGTTCTTCACGGAGGCGAAGACGGTATGCCTGAGCAATCAGTAG
- a CDS encoding flavin reductase family protein, giving the protein MTAPTDIAPVASVPFDSRQFRATMGKFATGVTIVTTYHEGQSHGMTANSFLSVSLDPPLVLVSVATRARLHALLAPGCHYGVSVLADDQEALSRHFAGRPIEGLHIPFVWKHGVPLIDNALAHVVARVVDAHPAGDHTLYIGQVEYLSSRDGPPLLFFAGKYGRMETISDAGAEGPFWYLW; this is encoded by the coding sequence ATGACCGCACCAACCGACATCGCACCTGTCGCGTCTGTTCCGTTCGACTCGCGCCAGTTCCGCGCGACGATGGGCAAATTCGCTACCGGTGTCACGATTGTAACCACATACCACGAAGGGCAGTCGCACGGCATGACGGCAAACTCGTTTCTGTCGGTGTCGCTCGACCCGCCGCTGGTGCTGGTATCGGTCGCCACGCGCGCTCGCCTGCACGCGCTGCTGGCGCCGGGTTGTCATTATGGCGTCAGCGTCCTGGCGGATGACCAGGAGGCGCTGAGTCGTCACTTCGCCGGGCGTCCAATCGAAGGGCTGCACATTCCTTTCGTCTGGAAGCATGGCGTTCCGCTGATCGACAACGCACTGGCGCATGTCGTTGCGCGGGTGGTCGATGCGCATCCGGCAGGCGATCACACCCTGTACATCGGTCAGGTCGAGTATCTTTCGAGCCGTGATGGACCGCCGCTGCTCTTCTTTGCCGGAAAGTACGGGCGGATGGAGACGATCAGTGACGCCGGGGCGGAAGGTCCTTTCTGGTATCTCTGGTAG
- a CDS encoding 2-keto-4-pentenoate hydratase — protein sequence MELSADALALLEDVRQARASRRTIVSRGGARGVDLAAAYAIQAALGEGLPVKGYKLGLLSPAKQAQMGIDSPIYGRIYPAMMLESPVRLTRFIQPHVEPELAAVLRAPVMPDATPGAAAAAIGGWFLGVDLLDSVWEGYRFSAAEVVADNSSGGGFLIGGRLIDQQPNGVLRLYLNGTLRAEGDLRALGDLHERLCWLATMVGGLSAGQVVFFGSPAAATPAEPGALEVIGPGADCLIARLEAE from the coding sequence ATGGAACTGAGCGCTGATGCGCTGGCGTTGCTGGAAGATGTGCGCCAGGCGCGCGCGAGTCGGCGCACGATTGTCAGTCGCGGCGGTGCGCGTGGTGTCGATCTTGCGGCGGCGTATGCGATCCAGGCGGCACTGGGCGAAGGATTGCCGGTCAAAGGGTACAAACTGGGGTTGCTCAGCCCGGCGAAGCAGGCGCAGATGGGCATCGATTCTCCGATCTACGGGCGAATCTATCCCGCGATGATGCTTGAAAGTCCGGTGCGTCTCACTCGTTTCATTCAGCCGCACGTTGAGCCGGAACTTGCGGCGGTGCTGCGCGCGCCGGTGATGCCGGATGCCACCCCCGGCGCAGCGGCAGCCGCGATTGGCGGATGGTTTTTGGGCGTCGATCTGCTCGATAGTGTGTGGGAAGGGTACCGCTTCAGCGCCGCCGAAGTCGTTGCCGATAACAGTTCAGGCGGCGGATTTCTGATCGGCGGGCGCCTGATCGACCAGCAACCCAACGGCGTCCTGCGTCTCTATCTCAATGGAACGCTGCGCGCCGAAGGCGATCTGCGGGCGCTTGGCGATCTGCACGAGCGCCTGTGCTGGCTGGCCACAATGGTCGGCGGGTTGAGCGCCGGGCAGGTGGTGTTCTTCGGTTCGCCGGCTGCCGCGACGCCTGCCGAACCGGGGGCGCTGGAAGTTATCGGACCAGGCGCAGACTGCCTGATTGCTCGATTGGAGGCTGAGTGA
- a CDS encoding catechol 2,3-dioxygenase, whose amino-acid sequence MTDHKEPIFDVAQLAHVEILTPKLNDTLWFFKDLLGLEETERSGKSVYLRAYEDYYHHSLKVTEADQPGLGHVAWRVTSPQALERRVQAIEAVGLGRGWIDGDHGHGRAYQFTTPDGHMMELFWDVEYFQAPETMRTELLNRPQKRPLRGVPVRRIDHVNLLCQNVTPNKQFLMDQLGFRLREHIILNDGSEAGAWLSVSPLVHEIATMRDATGAKGRLHHICYWYGIPQHLSDIADVFSDYGITIEAGPGKHGISQALFMYVFEPGGNRVELFGDAGYLIFDPDWKPITWHESNLAKGIIWFGSPLPAEYFMYGTPPVQKESQERAEEELVGAN is encoded by the coding sequence ATGACTGACCACAAAGAACCGATCTTTGATGTCGCGCAACTGGCGCACGTCGAAATCCTCACGCCAAAACTGAACGACACCCTCTGGTTCTTCAAAGATCTGCTGGGTCTCGAAGAGACGGAGCGCTCCGGGAAGTCAGTCTATTTGCGCGCGTATGAGGATTATTACCATCACAGCCTGAAGGTTACCGAGGCGGATCAGCCCGGTTTGGGGCATGTCGCTTGGCGGGTGACGTCGCCGCAGGCGCTCGAGCGCCGGGTGCAGGCGATTGAAGCGGTTGGTCTGGGGCGCGGGTGGATCGATGGCGATCATGGGCATGGGCGCGCCTATCAGTTCACCACCCCCGATGGGCATATGATGGAACTGTTCTGGGATGTGGAGTATTTCCAGGCGCCCGAAACGATGCGCACGGAACTGCTCAATCGTCCGCAGAAACGCCCGCTGCGCGGCGTGCCGGTGCGCCGGATCGATCACGTCAACCTGCTGTGCCAGAACGTCACGCCCAACAAGCAGTTCCTGATGGATCAACTCGGTTTTCGCCTGCGCGAGCACATTATTCTGAACGATGGCTCCGAAGCCGGCGCCTGGCTCAGCGTCAGCCCGCTCGTTCACGAGATAGCGACCATGCGTGACGCAACCGGCGCGAAGGGTCGCCTGCACCACATCTGCTACTGGTACGGCATTCCGCAGCACCTCTCAGACATTGCCGACGTGTTCTCCGATTACGGTATTACAATTGAAGCCGGACCGGGCAAGCACGGGATCAGTCAGGCGCTCTTCATGTATGTGTTCGAGCCGGGCGGCAACCGCGTCGAACTGTTCGGCGACGCTGGCTACCTGATCTTCGATCCGGACTGGAAGCCGATCACCTGGCACGAGTCGAACCTGGCGAAGGGCATCATCTGGTTCGGTTCGCCGCTGCCTGCCGAGTATTTCATGTACGGCACGCCGCCGGTGCAGAAGGAGTCGCAGGAGCGCGCCGAGGAGGAGCTGGTCGGGGCGAATTGA
- a CDS encoding 2-keto-4-pentenoate hydratase: MPEQSVGGMDIEAVARRLDAAWEQRQPIAPLSESMVLTADQAYAVQTRWTELRQARGERVVGRKIGLTSRAIQQQLGVNEPDYGSLWESRYFPAVDGRVDVPADLFVQARVEGELAFLIGRSLREPGVTLQDVLAATEAVAAAIEIVDSRIADWRIKLVDTVADNASYGGFTLGPWSRAMRNVDLRTVGMLLHHNGEPVVQGIGAAALGHPARAVAWLANKLISFGVSLEPGDIVLSGSLGPAIPIRAGDVFTLEMHGQPPLSMRFVEEKMGNATP; the protein is encoded by the coding sequence ATGCCTGAGCAATCAGTAGGCGGCATGGACATCGAAGCGGTAGCGCGGCGACTCGATGCCGCCTGGGAGCAGCGCCAGCCGATCGCGCCGCTGAGCGAGAGCATGGTATTGACGGCTGACCAGGCATATGCCGTGCAGACGCGCTGGACGGAACTGCGCCAGGCGCGCGGCGAGCGCGTCGTCGGGCGCAAAATCGGGTTGACCAGCCGCGCCATCCAGCAGCAACTGGGGGTCAACGAGCCGGACTACGGCAGTTTGTGGGAGTCGCGCTATTTCCCGGCGGTCGATGGGCGTGTCGATGTGCCAGCAGATCTGTTTGTGCAGGCGCGTGTCGAGGGTGAACTTGCCTTTCTCATCGGGCGCTCGTTGCGTGAACCGGGCGTGACCCTTCAGGATGTCCTGGCGGCGACCGAGGCGGTTGCTGCCGCCATCGAAATCGTGGACAGCCGGATCGCCGACTGGCGCATCAAACTGGTGGATACCGTGGCGGACAACGCATCGTATGGCGGATTTACGCTGGGACCCTGGAGCCGCGCCATGCGCAACGTCGATCTGCGCACGGTGGGTATGCTGCTGCACCACAATGGCGAACCTGTGGTTCAGGGGATCGGTGCGGCGGCGCTGGGGCACCCGGCGCGCGCGGTTGCGTGGCTGGCGAATAAACTGATCTCATTCGGGGTGAGTCTCGAACCCGGCGATATTGTGCTGTCTGGTTCGCTCGGTCCCGCCATCCCGATTCGCGCGGGCGATGTATTCACCCTTGAAATGCACGGACAACCGCCGTTGAGCATGCGATTCGTTGAGGAGAAGATGGGCAATGCCACTCCTTGA
- a CDS encoding type 1 glutamine amidotransferase domain-containing protein — protein sequence MRLAGRRIAILLAEGVEDLEFYVPLMRLQEEGAEVVAAGLDMRPVRGKNGLEITPTATVADLRADDLFALVIPGGWAPDKLRRYPAVTDLVRAMDEAGKVIGIICHGGSVAISAGIVRGRPATGSTGIKDDLINAGATWVDAAALRDGHLVWGRVVADIPAFCRELVAALVERA from the coding sequence ATGCGTCTGGCAGGCAGGCGAATCGCCATTCTGCTGGCTGAAGGAGTGGAAGACCTTGAGTTTTACGTTCCGCTGATGCGGTTGCAGGAAGAAGGCGCCGAGGTGGTGGCGGCTGGTCTCGACATGCGCCCGGTGCGCGGGAAGAACGGGCTTGAGATCACGCCCACCGCCACTGTTGCAGACCTGCGCGCTGATGATCTCTTCGCGCTGGTGATCCCCGGCGGATGGGCGCCGGATAAACTGCGCCGCTATCCGGCAGTGACCGATCTGGTGCGGGCGATGGACGAAGCCGGCAAGGTGATCGGGATTATCTGTCATGGCGGCTCGGTCGCCATCTCGGCGGGGATTGTCCGTGGTCGACCGGCGACCGGTTCAACCGGCATCAAGGATGATCTGATCAATGCCGGGGCCACCTGGGTCGATGCAGCAGCCTTGCGTGATGGGCATCTGGTCTGGGGGCGAGTGGTCGCCGATATTCCCGCTTTCTGTCGCGAGTTGGTGGCAGCATTGGTGGAACGGGCGTGA
- a CDS encoding tautomerase family protein, which produces MPLLEVLYASDEPLSLERKRAFAREAVAIFHEVLGTPPGRLRLVIHHLKPDDSLGLLEDGDAGEAPQGTDR; this is translated from the coding sequence ATGCCACTCCTTGAAGTTCTCTACGCCAGCGACGAACCATTGTCGCTGGAGCGCAAACGCGCATTTGCGCGCGAAGCAGTCGCCATCTTTCACGAGGTGTTGGGGACGCCGCCGGGCAGGCTGCGCCTGGTCATTCATCACCTGAAGCCGGACGACAGCCTGGGATTGCTCGAAGATGGCGACGCGGGTGAGGCGCCGCAAGGAACGGACCGGTGA
- a CDS encoding acetaldehyde dehydrogenase (acetylating) — protein MGDETIKVAILGSGNIGTDLMYKLLDHPGSMELVLLAGIDPHSEGLARARSLGVATSDQGIAAVLERPEIQIVFDATSAKAHVRHAKLLHETGRIAIDLTPAARGPYVVPPVNLTQHLDALNVNLITCGGQATIPLVYAVSRVTPVCYAEIVSTVASRSAGPGTRQNIDEFTFTTAHGLEVIGGAQQGKAIIILNPAEPPILMRNTVYAIPAGDFDPAQVRDSIEAIVAEVQQYVPGYRLTNPPVFNMRETPWGRKPVVTALLEVEGAGHFLPTYAGNLDIMTASARRVGEVFAQQLLSRREVLV, from the coding sequence ATGGGCGATGAAACGATAAAGGTTGCCATCCTCGGATCCGGCAATATCGGAACCGACCTCATGTACAAACTGCTCGATCACCCCGGTTCAATGGAACTTGTGCTGCTGGCAGGGATCGATCCGCACTCCGAAGGATTGGCGCGCGCGCGCAGCCTCGGAGTGGCGACCAGCGATCAGGGTATCGCAGCAGTGCTGGAACGACCAGAGATCCAGATCGTTTTCGATGCGACCAGCGCAAAAGCGCACGTTCGCCATGCGAAACTGTTGCATGAAACCGGGCGGATTGCGATTGACCTGACGCCCGCTGCGCGCGGACCCTACGTTGTGCCGCCGGTCAATCTCACGCAGCACCTCGATGCGCTGAATGTCAACCTGATCACCTGCGGCGGTCAGGCGACGATTCCGCTCGTCTATGCCGTGAGCCGTGTGACGCCGGTATGCTATGCCGAGATCGTCAGTACGGTCGCCAGTCGTTCTGCAGGACCAGGCACACGCCAGAATATCGATGAGTTCACCTTTACCACCGCGCACGGTCTGGAGGTTATCGGCGGCGCGCAGCAGGGGAAGGCGATCATCATCCTCAACCCGGCGGAACCGCCGATCCTGATGCGGAACACGGTCTATGCCATCCCGGCAGGCGATTTCGATCCGGCGCAGGTGCGCGATTCCATCGAGGCGATAGTCGCTGAGGTGCAGCAGTATGTACCGGGATACCGGCTCACGAACCCGCCGGTCTTCAATATGCGCGAAACGCCATGGGGACGGAAGCCGGTGGTGACGGCGCTGCTGGAAGTCGAGGGGGCGGGACACTTTCTGCCGACCTATGCGGGGAACCTGGACATTATGACCGCTTCGGCGCGCCGGGTTGGCGAGGTGTTCGCACAACAATTGCTGAGTCGTCGGGAGGTGCTCGTATGA
- the dmpG gene encoding 4-hydroxy-2-oxovalerate aldolase has product MNAPRLTDTTLRDGSHALAHTFTRQQVRDIVRALDRAGVPVIEVTHGDGLAGSSLQYGFSRVPDLDLIAEARETAERARIAALLLPGIGTRRELRAAVERGVQVLRIATQCTEADISEEHFKMAKDMGLETVGFLMMSHMRPPEFLAEQARLMESYGADCVYVVDSAGAMLPHDAAARVQALKAALTVQVGFHAHNNLGLGIGNTLAALEAGADQIDGCLRGLGAGAGNAATEVLAAVLDRLGINPGLDVLALMDAAEYVVAPIMPFQPFPDRDAITIGYAGVYSTFLLHARRIGEQLGVDPRAILIELGRRQTVAGQEDWILDVALELVRQQQTTPV; this is encoded by the coding sequence ATGAACGCGCCGCGCCTGACCGATACGACCCTCCGTGATGGATCGCACGCACTGGCGCATACCTTTACCCGTCAGCAGGTGCGTGATATTGTTCGCGCGCTGGATCGCGCCGGTGTGCCGGTGATCGAAGTGACCCACGGCGATGGGTTGGCCGGTTCATCGCTCCAGTACGGTTTTTCGCGCGTGCCGGACCTCGACCTGATTGCCGAGGCGCGTGAGACGGCGGAACGGGCGCGTATTGCCGCGTTACTCCTCCCCGGCATTGGCACGCGCCGCGAACTGAGGGCCGCCGTCGAACGCGGCGTTCAGGTACTGCGGATCGCAACCCAGTGCACAGAAGCGGATATCAGCGAAGAGCACTTCAAAATGGCGAAAGACATGGGGCTGGAGACAGTCGGCTTTCTGATGATGTCGCATATGAGACCTCCTGAATTCCTTGCAGAACAGGCGCGTCTGATGGAGTCGTATGGCGCCGATTGCGTCTACGTGGTGGACTCGGCGGGCGCCATGCTGCCGCATGATGCGGCGGCGCGCGTCCAGGCGCTCAAGGCGGCGCTCACGGTGCAGGTCGGTTTCCATGCCCACAACAATCTGGGGTTGGGGATCGGCAACACCCTGGCGGCGCTGGAAGCAGGCGCAGACCAGATTGATGGATGTCTGCGGGGGTTGGGCGCCGGTGCGGGCAACGCCGCCACCGAGGTGCTGGCGGCGGTGCTCGACCGGCTGGGGATCAACCCTGGTCTCGATGTGCTGGCGCTCATGGACGCTGCCGAGTATGTGGTGGCGCCGATCATGCCATTTCAGCCCTTCCCCGACCGCGATGCAATCACGATCGGGTATGCCGGGGTCTACTCGACCTTTCTGCTGCATGCCAGGCGGATCGGAGAACAGTTGGGCGTCGATCCGCGCGCCATCCTGATTGAACTGGGACGGCGTCAGACGGTTGCCGGGCAGGAAGACTGGATTCTTGATGTGGCGCTCGAACTGGTGCGCCAGCAGCAGACCACGCCAGTATGA